One genomic region from Desulfurispira natronophila encodes:
- the eno gene encoding phosphopyruvate hydratase, translated as MPFIEDIFAREILDSRGNPTVEVEVILESGHIGRAAVPSGASTGSREAMELRDGDRNRYLGKGVEKAVENVNSAISEALVGTDVREQAFIDCVMRELDGSDNKSNLGANAILGVSMACARAAADYCSMPLYRYIGGVNARSLPVPMMNILNGGAHADNNVDIQEFMVMPVGAGSFREALRMGTEIFHALKQVLHSRDLNTAVGDEGGFAPNLSSNEEALQVIMEAIENAGYKAGEEVVLALDAASSEFYREGNYELSGEGKTLSADELIAYYSDLVDKYPILSIEDGLDESDWDGWKKLNAALGDRIQLVGDDLFVTNTQILAHGIENDVANSILIKVNQIGTLTETLEAIEMAKRAGYTCIISHRSGETEDTIIADIAVATNAGQIKTGSASRSDRVAKYNQLLRIEEELDEEGVYPGTKTFYNL; from the coding sequence ATGCCTTTTATTGAGGACATCTTTGCCCGCGAGATACTGGACTCCCGTGGCAACCCTACGGTCGAGGTTGAAGTTATATTGGAAAGTGGCCATATTGGACGCGCTGCGGTTCCTAGTGGAGCAAGCACCGGCTCGCGGGAAGCTATGGAGTTGCGTGATGGCGACAGGAATCGTTACCTTGGGAAAGGTGTTGAAAAAGCAGTAGAGAATGTCAACTCTGCCATATCGGAAGCACTCGTTGGAACAGATGTTCGTGAGCAAGCTTTTATCGACTGTGTCATGCGTGAACTCGATGGGAGCGACAATAAAAGCAACCTGGGCGCAAATGCTATTCTGGGTGTCAGCATGGCCTGTGCGCGTGCAGCGGCAGATTACTGCAGTATGCCACTATATCGCTATATTGGCGGCGTCAATGCCCGCTCTCTTCCTGTCCCCATGATGAATATCCTTAACGGTGGAGCCCACGCCGACAATAATGTAGATATTCAAGAGTTTATGGTAATGCCCGTAGGTGCAGGCAGTTTTCGCGAAGCTTTGCGAATGGGCACAGAGATTTTCCATGCACTTAAACAGGTGCTGCACTCACGAGATTTAAACACTGCCGTGGGTGATGAAGGTGGTTTTGCACCCAACCTCAGCAGTAACGAAGAAGCCCTGCAGGTCATCATGGAAGCCATAGAAAACGCTGGTTACAAAGCAGGTGAAGAAGTTGTTTTGGCTCTAGATGCCGCTTCCAGCGAATTCTACCGTGAGGGCAATTACGAGCTAAGCGGCGAAGGCAAAACATTGAGCGCCGATGAACTTATTGCCTACTATTCTGACCTGGTAGATAAGTACCCTATTCTATCTATTGAGGATGGGTTGGATGAATCTGACTGGGATGGCTGGAAAAAATTAAATGCCGCACTTGGAGATCGCATTCAACTGGTTGGTGATGATCTCTTTGTCACTAACACTCAGATCCTTGCTCATGGTATAGAAAATGATGTAGCTAACTCAATCCTCATCAAGGTTAATCAGATAGGAACTCTGACAGAAACATTGGAAGCTATAGAAATGGCGAAGCGAGCAGGTTATACCTGTATCATTTCTCACCGCAGTGGAGAAACAGAGGATACTATTATTGCTGATATCGCTGTTGCCACCAATGCGGGACAAATCAAAACAGGTTCTGCGTCACGCAGTGACCGTGTTGCCAAGTACAATCAGCTATTGCGAATAGAAGAAGAGCTTGACGAAGAGGGAGTCTACCCAGGAACTAAAACCTTCTATAACTTATAG